The following proteins are co-located in the Calliphora vicina chromosome 2, idCalVici1.1, whole genome shotgun sequence genome:
- the LOC135951494 gene encoding uncharacterized protein LOC135951494: MDDELYRHKLRNQFMGHIKYPKLQQNSRHDCLTELPAQTFKEPTLKTPQKTHEFEANLTAKQRNLNPATASGGDADRMLYYPHYVAQLNGDSFRQRNMNDNYSLKQLPTNLKPSAPALNANSSRKYQTTPVLDDCIGDHRYLYENDSNLGGLGNGSEDSAKSQKSSKTVVSRKSSHDLRKMVTSQCKLHDVIDETLKQMCKTEADTTVENNACGLQEHQSAQYPLTLSQCKRCTDRIHTVQSQKDVMTEIGKEDFLDCRNTDTLTISLDDVVNSKVINPMIRKLQRMYLNNLKEEMSLMEDLERMPYKVSEVYKAVIFKKKD; the protein is encoded by the exons ATGGATGATGAATTGTACCGTCATAAGTTAAGAAACCAATTCATGGGTCACATAAAATATCCAAAATTACAA caaAATAGTCGCCATGATTGTTTAACAGAATTACCAGCACAAACATTCAAAGAACCGACACTGAAAACTCCTCAAAAAACCCATGAATTCGAAGCAAACCTTACCGCCAAGCAACGAAATTTAAATCCAGCAACGGCCAGTGGCGGTGATGCTGACCGAATGTTGTACTATCCCCATTATGTCGCCCAGCTCAATGGTGACTCCTTTCGGCAACGTAACATGAATGATAACTACTCTCTAAAACAATTGCCAACTAATCTCAAACCATCTGCTCCAGCTTTAAACGCCAATTCTTCTCGAAAATATCAAACAACACCAGTCTTAGATGACTGCATTGGCGATCATCGTTATCTTTACGAAAACGATTCAAATTTGGGTGGTCTTGGCAATGGCTCAGAAGATAGCGCAAAAAGTCAAAAGTCATCCAAAACGGTAGTAAGTCGCAAAAGTTCCCATGACTTACGAAAAATGGTTACCTCACAATGTAAACTTCACGATGTAATTGATGAGACTCTGAAGCAAATGTGTAAGACGGAAGCAGATACCACGGTGGAAAATAATGCCTGTGGATTGCAAGAACATCAATCCGCCCAGTATCCTCTTACACTGAGTCAATGCAAACGTTGCACTGATCGCATACACACAGTGCAATCACAAAAAGATGTCATGACAGAAATTGGAAAAGAAGACTTCTTGGACTGCCGGAATACCGACACTTTGACCATATCCCTAGATGATGTTGTCAATTCGAAAGTTATTAATCCCATGATTCGTAAACTACAGCGCATGTACTTGAATAATCTGAAAGAAGAAATGTCTCTTATGGAAGATTTGGAACGGATGCCATACAAAGTAAGTGAGGTCTATAAAGCGGTAATATTCAAGAAAAAGGATTAA